TCGAAAGAAGGCCGATCTGGGACAACGTGTTCGGATTGCTGAAAGGCTGGTGGTCGTTCCAGGACGCGCACCGAAGCGATTCGCCGTTGCTCAGCCGCGACGCTTGGGAAGCACTGCTGCAGCAGAGTGGCTTCCAGGACGTTGCGTCGTTCAAATGCGCCGATGACGCGGAACAGGCGGTCTTCATTGCGCACGCTCCCGAGACGCAATCCGTATCGGCCGACGCGGATTCGATGGCAAGACAAGACGATGTCGAACCGAGCAGCGATGCGATCACTTTGATGTTCGTTGGGGAGGATCCTGTCTCGACCGAGCTCGCCCTCCAGTGGGATCGTGAGTTGGGGGAAGTCGTCCGAGTGCGACGAGGTGCCCAGTACCAACAAACAAGCGAAAACGAATTCACTGTTGTGGACGGTTCCGTCGACGAACTTCAACGCCTCTTCCACGACGCGCGACTGGGCGACCGAACCGTTGAAAAAATTGTTCACGGCTGGGGACTTTCAACGGCCGCATCGGCACTGGACATCGACCGGCTGCTGGATGCACAAAAGGTTGGCGTGCTGAGTTGCATGCATCTGGCTCAGGCTCTGGGTGATTGGAACCTGAGTCCTCAACCCCGCGTTCACGTTTTGACCCGTGGTGCGCAATCGACATCCGATACCGATCGAGTCGACGGGCTTGCCGCCTCGCCATTGGTCGGCTTTTGCCGCGTGGCGCGCAGCGAAGTCTTCGACCTTGGCTGGCAATTGATCGATTTGGACGTGGAGCCCAATGCGGATGACGTCGCAAATACTGTCGATGAATTGAGGGCTGCCGAACCGGAAGCGGAAGTTGCGCTGCGTGGAACGTCGCGGTTGGTCAACCGCTTGCATCGAGCCAACGCTGCCGGTCTACCAACCCGACAATTCGATTGGAACGCCGGCGGGCCAACCAGCCGAGCGTATCGATTGCAGATGCAAAAAACGGGTGTACTGGAAGACCTTTCGCTCAACGAAACCGATCGCCGCAGCCCGCAACCCGATGAGATCGAAGTCCAAGTGATGGCGGGAGGGATCAACTTTCGCGACGTCATGAAGGCGTTGGGGATGTACCCTGGCAACTCGATCGATCTGCTGTGGTTTGGCGACGACTTTGCCGGCGTCGTCGAGCGTGTTGGTGAAAACGTCGACTCGATCCAACCGGGCGATCGCGTGTGTGGCATCGCGGGCTACAGCTTCCAGTCGCATCTGGTCGTCGATCATCGGATGGTCTTCAAGCTGCCACCGGAGCTTAGTTTCGCGCAAGCCGCGACGGTGCCGACCGCGTTTATGACGGCGGAGGTTGCGATCGGCCGGATCGCGCGGCTGCGGGCTGGTGAGAAAATCCTGATCCATGCTGCTGCCGGCGGGGTCGGGCAAGCCGCCGTGCAGACTGCACAGCACCTGGGGCTGGAGATTTTTGCGACGGCGGGGACGCCCGAAAAGCGAGAGCTGTTGAAACGCATGGGCGTTGCTCACGTGATGGATTCGCGGAACGTTCGCTTTGCCGACGAGATAATGCAGTTGACCGACGGCGCTGGAGTCGACGCGGTTCTCAATTCATTGGCGGGCGAGTTTGTTCCGAAGAGCCTTTCGGTGTTGGCTCCCTTTGGCCGCTTCCTGGAAATTGGGAAAGTGGATGTCTACGGGAACTCCAAGATCGGCCTGGCTGCGCTCAAGCACAACATCTCGTACCATGTGATCGACCTGGCGCAAATCATCGACCAGCGGCCAGCGGAGATCGCAAACGTTCTGCGAGAACTGAGCGACCGTTTTGCGGCGGGAGATTACCAACCGCTGCCGCTGACCCAGTTCCCGATCAGCGAAGCGGCCGAAGCCTTCCGGTATATGGCTCAAGGTCAACACATTGGCAAAAATATATTGTCGTTCGAAAGTCCAGCGTCCGACGCGGCAACGGGGCGACGCATCGTTGGGCCGTGCACCCAGGAAGGACATCTGTTCAAAGCAGACGCAACCTACCTGATCACCGGCGGTGCAAGAGGTTTTGGTTTTGAAGTTGCCAAATGGATGGCCAGCCAAGGTGCAAGAAATCTTGTTTTGATGAGTCGTTCGGGCCCCGACCAGGCATCGTCCGATGCGATCCAAAGGATGCGTGACGAAGGCATCTGTGTAGTCGATGCCCGCGGGGATGTCACCGACGCAGAAGCTGCCAACCGCGTGATTGATACGATTCAAGCAGACATGCCAGAGCTCAAAGGAGTCCTGCATGCGGCGATGGTGCTGGACGATGAGTTCATCAGCGAACTGGATGTGCAGCGATTTAATCGCGTGCTTCAACCCAAGATGCTCGGAGCGTGGAACCTGCACCAGGCAACGCTCGAATTGCCGCTCGATCACTTCATCTGTTTCTCCTCGTTTTCCGCCGTGATCGGTGCTCCGAAGCAATCCAATTACAACGCCGGCAACAGCTTTCTCGATGCGTTGGCTGGTTATCGCCACGCCCGCAACCTGCCTGGACTGACGGTGAACTGGGGCGCCATCCTCGGTGCTGGCTTTGTCGACCGGAATCAGAAGACGGCCGAATATCTGGATACTCTGGGGATGCAAGCGTTTCCCGTGGGCAAGGCATTGGATCTGCTGGGCCAACTTCTGCAACGCGATGTGCCTTTGTTGTCGGCAGCACGCGTCGACTGGCAGCGATTGAGCAAGCTGAGCCCCGCGATCACCCGGCTGCCGGTCTACGCTGGCGTTGTGAATGAACGTGGCAGCAGCCGCTGCGGTTCGTCGCTACCGGAAGAGCTCAAGGCGATGCCGGCAGATCAGTGGCCTGCGTTCCTTGAAGATTTCGTTGCCCAACAGGTTGCCGGAGTCTTCGGAAGCCAGGATCAAGATGTCGACCGAACGCGTTCGCTGACCACGCTGGGCATCGATTCGTTGATGGCGGTCGAATTGGTCAATCGACTCGAAACCGCTGCCGGCATCCGCATCCCGATGGGAGGTCTGTTGGGCGGCGTCAACGTTCGTGAGCTAAGCGTGTTGTTGCAGCAGCAATTGCTTGAGCGGATCGCGGTGGAGCCACAGCGTGGCGAGGGACCGACGCCAACAGAGGTTCCGTCGAAAGGGATCGATTTTGAAAGAGATGCAGCCTTGGACGATTCGGTTTTGCCAGCCGCCAAGCATTGTTCCTGCGGCCCGCCTGCGAAGGTCCTGTTGACCGGAGCAACCGGGTTTATCGGAGCCCATCTTTTGCACGAGTTGCTGGAAACGACCGATTCGGAAATTACCTGCTTGGTTCGCGCACGTGATCTCGAATCGGGGATGCAACGGATCGTCGACAATCTGGCAAAATATCGACTCTGCCCCAACGGAGCGGCAGACCGCGTGAAGATCCAGCTTGGCGATATCGCTCAACCTCAGCTGGGGCTGTCGACCGAAGCGTTCTCTCGCCTGGCCGACGAGATGGACGTGCTGTACCACAACGCGGCTAGCCCCAATCTAATGCTTCCCTATGATGCGTTGCACGGCCCCAATGTGGTTGGCACTCAAGAGATGTTGCGTTTGGCATGCCACAACAAGACGAAGCCGCTGCACTACGTCTCGACATTCATGGTGCACGGGACCGATGCCAACCGCGGTTGCGACGTGGCGGAATCGGATCTCCTGCCTCGCTGTGAAGACTTGATCTACGGATACGCCCAAACCAAATGGGTCGCGGAAAAGATGATCGAAACGGCGCGGCAACGTGGGCTGCCCGTGACCATCTACCGCCCAGGACACGTGACCGGACACAGCGAAACCGGCGTTGCAAACGTCGACGATCTGCTGCACACGATCGTGCGAGCGTGTGTGTCGGTCGGGGCGGCTCCCTTCCGGTCGTTGCAACTGGACATCACGCCTGTCGATTTCGTCGCCCGTGCGATCGTGGCGTTGTCGCAGCACGACGCAAACCTGGGCCAGACGTTTCATCTGACCAACCCTCAACCGCTCAGCGACGAAGTCCTTGTGAACTGGATGCACAGCATCGGATCCCAAGTCGATTTGATCTCGCACGAAGAGTGGTGCCAACGGATCGATGACAAAACATCCGATCACGACGCCAGTTTAGAAGTTCTCACCGAAGTCCTGATGCCGCGGCTGACGTCGGGCGGCAAACGTGGAATCCACCCGCAATTTGATTGCAAGCGAACCCTGGATGCGTTAGCCGGATCGGGGATCCTTTGTCCGCCGGCAGACGAACAACTGTTGTCGACCTGTTATGCCTACCTGCTAGAAAACGGAGCCGTCGATGATTCGTCCGCCGTCTGCTAGGTATCGGATGCGGTCGTGGCGACGGTTCGCTGGTGGAACATCTGCAGCAACTGTTCCGCCTGCGGCTGGTTAATGACGCGAGGATCAAAGTGGAGATTCAGCTTCAAACGCTTGTTGTATTCGAACGCAAACAGCGTAGCGGCGGTCTGTGAAGTGATGGGGGCCAGCCCTTCGATATCCAGAACTTTTAGGTTGCCAGCGTGATGGAACCCGTCGATTCGGGGAAGCTTGCAGCGGCGGAACAATTTCCCTGCATTTGAGAAGATCACCGATATCGTGCGGCCGTTGTTGGTAGCCGAGCGACGGAGCGCTCCCGGGATCCATTGCATCAACCACAGGCTGAGCAGAAAAGTGTAGCGCAATTCGAACCTGCGAATGATCTCCATCTCATCTCGAATGCTGTGCAACAACTGTGTTTCATCTTCAACGTCGCCTGGGCGACGATCCAGAAAGATCGAACTGACAGCATTCAGCGCGGGCAGCGTCGCGTGCGACTTATCGCGCATGTTGATTGGAACCATCATCCGCAACCACGCTTGATCTTCGCGCACGCCATGGGCTGCCTGCCAATCCCAGAGGGTAAGGAAGAAGTCGCGAGCCAATAATTCGTTGAGGGAAACGTTTCGGCGGCGGGCCGCTTTTCGCAACTCGATCGTGTGTTCTGTTGTAACGGCGAGAGCCGTTGACGCTGGGGACACCGGCTTGGCCGAGATCGATCCTGGTGTCTGTGGTAGAGAGAGTGGTGCGGGCCGGCGCCGCCAGAATTGCAGCGCACCGATCAAGCCAACCGATTGCCGAGGCAGAATCTTCAGCGATTTTGGCATCGTGAGGCCGTATCTGCCACGCGATTGCAACCTGTGGGGATCGATGGGCAATACTGCGGTCGCTGGCCTACAGCCGGACTGGTCGGTGGCGTAGTGAAACAGCAAGTCCTCGAAGAACCGCAACAACCCAGCACCATCGCAGCAGGCGTGGTGCATTTGGAGAGTCAATTCGACCCGGTGGCTGTCTTGAACGACCACACCCCGCAAACCGGTTTCGCGATCGAGATCGATTCGCGGTGCCGGAGGAAGCGGTCTGCCCGTTGGTCCCTGCTGCCACTCGATCGGCGGCAAAACTGTGTTGCGGACGATCCATCGTTTCCGCCGTCCATCCGAAACGGTCGCTCGCAACAGCCAGTGATCTTCCAGCGTCTTGAGCAGCGCCGACTCGAATGCCTGCCGATCCAATTGGCCTTCCAGCAGGACACGACCGATGCACAGACAAGGGTAATCGTCCCGATCACTCCACAACATGCATCGTTCAAACGGCGTCAAAGGCAAAGACTTTGCCATCTTCTCGAAGCATCCTCTGCGATCACAAATCGAAGTAGTATAATCCCGCTCGCTCGTATCGACGATGGCGTGCGACCGCTACCCAGGTCGAATCCTGACGCATCAGCCGGCGAACCAACTCTTAGGAAAAATGCTCTGTGACGATCGTCTCCGCTCTCTATTGTTTGATCGCGGTGATTGTTGCAATCCAGACGACAGCGGCGGTTTGTTTTGTTTGGTTCATGTCGCGAAGCGGCCGCGATCGGCAAGCGTCCGATCAACCGAAGGCTGCGATTGTCCTTTGCCTTCGCGGTGCGGATCCGTTCCTGTCGGATTGCCTGCAGAGCTTGCTGAGACAAGACTATCGCGACTACTTGCTTTGCGTGGTCGTCGACAGCGACGAAGATCCCGCTTGGTCGGTGCTGCGGAAATTTGAAGGGCGTGATGGCCTGCAGATCGAGGTTTTACAAAACCCGCCACCGACATGCAGCTTGAAATGCAGCAGCCTGATTCAAGCGATCGGGAACTTGGATGCGTCGTTCCAGATCGTTGCCCTTTGTGATGCCGATGCGGTCCCAGGTCCCGACTGGCTGGCCGATCTCGCGGCACCGCTTGCCGATCCCGATGTCGGTGTTGCCACCGGGAATCGCTGGTACGTGCCGCAGCCCAACTCCCCCGGATCGATGATACGTTATCTCTGGAATGTTCCCGCCGCGGTGAATATGGTTCTGCTGAAAATCGCCTGGGGCGGAAGCCTCGCGATCCGCAGGGATGTCATCGACAAGACCGATCTGCTGACCCACTGGTCCGGTGCACTGTGCGAAGACACCATCTTGTATCGGCTGCTACGCAAACATGGTTTTCGGCAAGCGTTTGTTCCCGACGCGATGATCGTCAACCGGGAATCGACGACGCTGGGCAGCGTGCTCGACTGGGTCCCTCGGCAAATGCTGCTGGCGAAACTGTATCACCCCAGCTGGCCAGCTACCGTCGGTTACGGATGCATCTCGATCATCGTCCCTTTCTTGGCAGCGCTACTGATCGTCGTCACCGCGATACAAGCAAACTTGCGGGAGACGATGGGAGTGCTTGTGGCGGTTGCGGCCTTTGAAGTCTCCAACGCGCTGTTGGTCGGACTTTGCCAGTGGGGCGTCCGGCGACGACTGGCCAGTCGGGCCGCGGAATGGAAGTCCTGGGGCTGGAGGTCCATTGCCGCACTACCGTTTTGGGTTCTGCTGAGCCAGCTGATCTCGCCGGTCTTCTACTGGAAATGCTTCACGGCGCGAAGCATCCAGTGGCGGGCAGTTCGCTATGACATAGCGGGCCTGAGGATCACAAAACATCCGCATTCAAGCTACCGCCCCAACACTGACGCCAGCCAATCGTTGTGACCGCGCGGGGCTTGTGGACCGTGGACTTGAGCAGGCTGCGATGCGAGTGTCTACACGGTTGGATGTTTTTCGTTCCAACGCTTCATCGCTGGCGTGATCGTTCTCATAAAGACCCAAGCACCACGCGTCTTAGAGAGGCAACGGATGAGTGTTTCGGGACGAATCTCCCCCGAATCGATCCGGTGCAGAAATTCTGGTTCCCGGATCGGGCCAACGCGTTTCGAACCCAACCAGCCACGTTTCATGTAATACCAGTTCACTGACATACTCGGCGTCCCTTCGTTTATCGAGAATTACGATACCGAAGCCCCGCGGCTACTGCCCGACCGGTTATAGCCAGTTTGGATGGGGCATTGAAAAACTATCCCGATGATTGCCGATATTACCCAGGCACTTGCGGACAAGTGCATTGCGTGGCGGTGTTCAGACGTTCCCCAGCAAATATCTCACCTGGGCGTTAAGCTGCGTTGCAAATACCAGCACGAAGCGCAAGCGAGTGGTTCCTCGCGACATGCAAATACGGGCGCGACGCTGTAGCGAGTGAATCTTTGGCGACTGTAAATACAATCACGAATCGTCGGCGGCGAGTGGTATGAATCACTCGCTTGCGCTTCGTGCTAGTATGCGTTGATCGCGCTACGCTTTTTCGGAGACTTCGCAGGCGGTGGAGCACGCTGTGGGACTGCTCGACTCGTGATACATCGGTGTTGCCGACGCGGTGTCGTAAGGCTCCTCGCAAATACCAGCACGAAGCGCAAGCGAGTGAATCCTCGTGATTTTCGCATACGGGCGCGACGCTGTCGCGAGTGGTATGAATCACTCGCTTGCGCTTCGTGCTAGTATGCGTTGATCGCGCTACGCTTTTTCGGAGACTTCGCAGGCGGTGGAGCACGCTGTGGGACTGCTCGACTCGTGGCACATCGGCGTTGCCGACGCGGTGTCGACGGCTAGCTGCCGTTCGAAGAAACAGACCAACTTTTGGAAATGGGTCTGCTGGTACTGAGTCGGATCCTCTTGGCCGACGAAATCGATCGCGCGAATCAGCTTGCGTTTGCCGCAGTGTTCGTTCAGCCGCCAGTCGTTTTCAAGCGATTCGCTGATGTGATGCTCGGCGATCAATGCGTTGCCGCGCATGTGGCGGATCCGCGGATGTAGGTAGGCGTCGTTGTAAGCCTTCTCCGGATGCGGCTCGCGTTCGAGGCTGAAGACGTTCCCTTCAAAGTCGCCGTATTCCATCGTGATGATGTAATAGTCTTGCTGTTGGCCAAATTCGCTGTCCAAGATGTAATCGACCGCCAGTCCCTCGTGATACCGCGCCTCGCCCGTCTCGCGGTCGACCACCATGCAATCGCCCAAGAAGCCCGGTTGGTGCATCAGCCCGGCGTCGCTGCTGACGCGGTCGATGATCTTGTCGGCGAGCGGTTCGGCAGCCAACGGCAAGCGATGCGACGGATAGGGCGTCGATTCGTGTCGCTGTGCGATGATGTTGTACAGCGATTTAATGTTGAACCGAAAACCGTGCAGCACGTTCGACATCGTCTTCTTCAGATCGCGGATCTGCATGATCGTGCCGGCGTAATACAGGTTGGGAATGTTTGTCGATTCCCAGCCGCTTGTCATCGCGGGCAAGCGGTCTTCGCAAGCCATATCGGGGCGGCAGTTCTCGCCAAAGAACTTCGGGTCCCAGCGGAATCCGGTGCAACAGATCACGCGATCGTAAGCCATTTCGGCCCGCTGCCCTTCGGCATGCGTAAACGTGATATTGACGCGGTATTCCCCGTCGACCTTTTCGATCTTGTCGATGTTGGCGTCGAGGACGGAGTTCTGTCCCTTCAGAATGTAGGTGTCCAGGAACTCGTTATTGACAGCTCGCAGGTGGCCGAAGAAGTGCGACTGCCAAGCCATCTTGATCGACCCTGGGCTGGCCAGGTGCGTGACGCGGGTGGCGTTGAGCAGATGGTTCGCCGTCTCAAACGCCGAGTTCCCCTTGCCGATGATCAACAGCCGCTGGTCGGCGTAATCCTTGGGATCGATCGACATGTCGAAGTAGTTTTCGGTCAGTTCGATGCCGGGGATTTCGGGAACGTACGGCTTGGAAACTCCCGTCGCGACGGTGAACGTTCGCGAACGGTAGAGGTTGCCGTCGGCATCGCGAACGATAAACCTGCCCGACCCGTCCTCGGCACGGCTGACGTCGCTGATCCAGGTGTTGTATTGGATCTTCAGATCGAAGCGGGCTGCGTAATCACGCAGGTATTGCGCGTACAGTTGTGCGTTTGGGTAATAGGCGTCGGTGTAGTTCTGGAAGTTGAAACCATCGTCATCGCACAACAGCGAGTTCCAGTCGTATCGCAACTGGGCCCGTCGCTCGGTATAGCCGTTGTAGACTTTATTGATCGAGATCAGCTTGCCGTGTCGCGGGAACCGTTCGTAAAACGCTCCGGCGCGATCGTTTGCTTCGAGGACCAGATAATCGCGTTGCTCGCGGTCCATGAAATAGGCAAGCTGCAGCCCTGCAGGGCCGGCGCCGAGGATCAAGTGGTCGATGTCGCGAATGGTTTCTGTCGTGGTCATGTTTCGGGCTCGTTCGCTATTGGGAATCGCTCAAGTTGTCGTTGCGGTCGCGACCTGCGTCGTCGTCACCGCTGGCATCCAAGCTGCCCAGTCGTCGTTGCACCTCCTCGTCCGAGAGGCTCTCCAGTTCTTCAAGCATGCGGATTTCATCGATATCGGCCTGCTGCAGCTGATCCTGCACGATCGATTCGGCGATCGCTGCAATCGTTGGCGAATCGTACAGCAGCCGCAGCGGAATCTTCGCTTCGAATTGGTCGCGGAGCCGCGAT
Above is a genomic segment from Rosistilla ulvae containing:
- a CDS encoding glycosyltransferase, with the translated sequence MTIVSALYCLIAVIVAIQTTAAVCFVWFMSRSGRDRQASDQPKAAIVLCLRGADPFLSDCLQSLLRQDYRDYLLCVVVDSDEDPAWSVLRKFEGRDGLQIEVLQNPPPTCSLKCSSLIQAIGNLDASFQIVALCDADAVPGPDWLADLAAPLADPDVGVATGNRWYVPQPNSPGSMIRYLWNVPAAVNMVLLKIAWGGSLAIRRDVIDKTDLLTHWSGALCEDTILYRLLRKHGFRQAFVPDAMIVNRESTTLGSVLDWVPRQMLLAKLYHPSWPATVGYGCISIIVPFLAALLIVVTAIQANLRETMGVLVAVAAFEVSNALLVGLCQWGVRRRLASRAAEWKSWGWRSIAALPFWVLLSQLISPVFYWKCFTARSIQWRAVRYDIAGLRITKHPHSSYRPNTDASQSL
- a CDS encoding DUF4339 domain-containing protein, encoding MSVNWYYMKRGWLGSKRVGPIREPEFLHRIDSGEIRPETLIRCLSKTRGAWVFMRTITPAMKRWNEKHPTV
- a CDS encoding NAD(P)-binding domain-containing protein; this encodes MTTTETIRDIDHLILGAGPAGLQLAYFMDREQRDYLVLEANDRAGAFYERFPRHGKLISINKVYNGYTERRAQLRYDWNSLLCDDDGFNFQNYTDAYYPNAQLYAQYLRDYAARFDLKIQYNTWISDVSRAEDGSGRFIVRDADGNLYRSRTFTVATGVSKPYVPEIPGIELTENYFDMSIDPKDYADQRLLIIGKGNSAFETANHLLNATRVTHLASPGSIKMAWQSHFFGHLRAVNNEFLDTYILKGQNSVLDANIDKIEKVDGEYRVNITFTHAEGQRAEMAYDRVICCTGFRWDPKFFGENCRPDMACEDRLPAMTSGWESTNIPNLYYAGTIMQIRDLKKTMSNVLHGFRFNIKSLYNIIAQRHESTPYPSHRLPLAAEPLADKIIDRVSSDAGLMHQPGFLGDCMVVDRETGEARYHEGLAVDYILDSEFGQQQDYYIITMEYGDFEGNVFSLEREPHPEKAYNDAYLHPRIRHMRGNALIAEHHISESLENDWRLNEHCGKRKLIRAIDFVGQEDPTQYQQTHFQKLVCFFERQLAVDTASATPMCHESSSPTACSTACEVSEKA